A window of Phycisphaerae bacterium contains these coding sequences:
- a CDS encoding TGS domain-containing protein produces MPANLTPDYQKAETAYREATSPEEKLAALEQMLATIPKHKGTEKMQADIKSRIARMRAAQASTKKAKHFDPYHVERSGAGQAVLIGMPNAGKSAIVAALSNAPVVVESYPFSTHVPVPGMANYEDVQIQLVDMPPYTDQGFPPGMPGAIRNADVICLVIDGSAADSLDQLDLGLRLLEDRKIMPARPHADAKAEEQASDEALAEQDQVVWEKPLLVVVTKRDLFAGQDEVAATLHELYPDLEFLAVSAKSGENLDRLLARIWQLLDVVRVYAKPPGQKPDMDRPFTLKSGSTVLDLAREIHRDFAEHLKFARIWGENKYAGQQVPRDYLLEDGDILEIHV; encoded by the coding sequence ACCATCCCCAAGCACAAGGGCACCGAGAAGATGCAGGCCGACATCAAGAGCCGCATCGCCCGCATGCGAGCCGCCCAGGCGTCGACCAAGAAGGCCAAGCACTTCGACCCTTACCACGTCGAGCGATCCGGAGCCGGCCAAGCCGTCCTGATCGGCATGCCCAACGCCGGCAAGAGCGCGATCGTGGCCGCGCTGTCCAACGCCCCGGTCGTGGTTGAAAGCTACCCGTTCTCGACCCACGTACCGGTGCCCGGCATGGCGAATTACGAGGACGTGCAGATCCAACTGGTGGACATGCCGCCGTACACCGACCAGGGCTTTCCGCCCGGAATGCCGGGCGCCATCCGCAACGCGGACGTCATCTGCCTCGTTATCGACGGCTCAGCCGCCGATTCGCTCGATCAGCTCGACCTCGGACTGCGGCTGCTCGAGGATCGCAAGATCATGCCCGCCCGTCCGCACGCGGACGCGAAAGCGGAAGAGCAAGCCTCCGACGAGGCGTTGGCCGAGCAGGACCAGGTCGTCTGGGAAAAACCGCTGCTGGTGGTCGTGACCAAGCGAGACCTGTTCGCCGGGCAGGACGAAGTTGCCGCCACCCTCCACGAACTCTATCCGGACCTCGAGTTCCTCGCCGTCTCCGCCAAGAGCGGCGAAAACCTCGACCGCCTCCTCGCTCGCATCTGGCAGCTTCTGGACGTCGTGCGCGTCTACGCCAAACCGCCCGGCCAGAAACCCGACATGGACCGCCCGTTCACCCTCAAGTCCGGCTCCACCGTCCTGGACCTCGCCCGCGAAATCCACCGCGACTTCGCCGAACACCTCAAGTTCGCCCGAATCTGGGGCGAAAACAAATACGCCGGCCAGCAAGTCCCCAGAGACTACCTCCTGGAAGACGGCGACATCCTCGAAATCCACGTCTGA
- a CDS encoding class I SAM-dependent methyltransferase, translating into MSPCKLSKLVEFGIDDLLLLEEFQIGYLPGYAPERELAAVLWARPYIESFLTRKCPAVAGFVGQIKSRFGPAGSEAEVSRCACTLLAGIDDLLVYNKYPEVYDGLAFHGWDFGEITGIVDLRDKVVIDGGAGTGRVAMEAARTAQCVFAVEPVTRLRAFMREKACRAELGTLFVVDGFLDAIPLPDGFADVLITSHALGWRLDGELREFERVVKLGGWIVHCPGTALGRDDATHHTLIEPPWSYRWSIYDEADGPKRKYWKLRGADALKE; encoded by the coding sequence ATGTCGCCCTGCAAGCTGTCAAAACTCGTTGAGTTCGGGATCGACGATCTGCTTTTGCTGGAGGAGTTTCAGATCGGTTATCTGCCGGGTTATGCGCCGGAGCGGGAGCTGGCGGCTGTGTTGTGGGCGCGTCCGTACATCGAGAGCTTCCTGACCAGGAAGTGCCCGGCGGTGGCGGGTTTCGTCGGGCAGATCAAATCCCGCTTCGGTCCGGCCGGTTCGGAGGCGGAGGTGTCGCGGTGCGCGTGCACGCTGCTGGCTGGGATCGACGATCTGCTGGTTTACAACAAATATCCTGAGGTGTACGACGGTCTGGCGTTCCACGGCTGGGACTTTGGCGAGATCACCGGGATCGTTGATCTGCGGGACAAGGTGGTGATTGACGGCGGGGCCGGTACCGGACGGGTGGCGATGGAGGCGGCGAGGACCGCGCAGTGCGTCTTTGCCGTCGAGCCAGTGACCCGGCTTCGGGCGTTCATGCGGGAGAAGGCCTGTCGGGCGGAGCTTGGGACCCTTTTCGTGGTCGATGGTTTTCTCGATGCGATTCCGCTGCCGGATGGCTTCGCCGACGTGCTGATCACGTCTCACGCCCTCGGCTGGCGGCTTGACGGTGAGTTGCGGGAATTCGAGCGTGTTGTGAAACTTGGTGGCTGGATCGTCCACTGTCCCGGCACGGCCCTCGGCCGCGATGATGCAACGCACCACACACTGATCGAGCCGCCGTGGAGCTATCGCTGGTCGATCTACGACGAAGCCGACGGGCCGAAGCGGAAGTACTGGAAACTACGAGGGGCAGATGCACTCAAGGAATAG
- a CDS encoding methyltransferase domain-containing protein, producing MSKRELQELLTVERFGRASAYDAEWVVANEMGPNALWLAEWLCEVMDLQPGMRVLDMGCGKALSSIFLAREFGVQVWATDLWIPAAENWRRVREAGLEDRVFPIHAEARALPYADEFFDAVVSLDSYHYYGTDVHYLEFHMLKLLKRGGQIGIVSPASPQEVPHPRPDHLDEEWHWVQSVAWWRRHWERCRGLEVRSCEAVPDGWEYWVRWLEMMLASGRENRPGESADELAQLRADQGRYLGFVRMIAERK from the coding sequence ATGTCAAAGCGGGAGCTTCAGGAGCTTTTGACGGTAGAGCGGTTCGGGCGGGCGAGTGCATATGACGCGGAATGGGTGGTCGCCAACGAGATGGGGCCGAACGCGCTGTGGCTGGCCGAGTGGTTGTGCGAGGTGATGGACCTGCAGCCGGGGATGCGGGTGCTGGACATGGGGTGCGGCAAGGCCCTCAGTTCGATCTTTCTGGCCAGGGAGTTCGGCGTGCAGGTGTGGGCGACGGACCTGTGGATTCCCGCAGCCGAGAACTGGCGGCGGGTGCGCGAGGCCGGGCTGGAGGATCGCGTGTTTCCCATTCATGCTGAGGCGCGCGCTCTGCCGTACGCTGACGAGTTTTTTGACGCGGTCGTGAGCCTTGACAGCTACCACTACTATGGCACCGACGTGCACTATCTGGAGTTCCACATGCTCAAGCTGCTCAAGCGCGGCGGGCAAATCGGCATCGTCTCGCCCGCGTCACCGCAAGAGGTGCCGCACCCGCGCCCGGATCATCTGGACGAGGAGTGGCACTGGGTGCAGTCGGTCGCGTGGTGGCGGCGGCACTGGGAGCGATGTCGGGGGCTCGAGGTCAGATCGTGCGAGGCGGTACCCGACGGCTGGGAGTACTGGGTCCGCTGGTTGGAGATGATGCTGGCGTCCGGCCGGGAGAACCGTCCCGGCGAGTCCGCCGACGAACTGGCCCAGCTTCGAGCCGATCAGGGGCGGTATCTGGGTTTTGTGCGAATGATCGCGGAGAGGAAGTAG
- a CDS encoding GNAT family N-acetyltransferase — MVVGLTVHPDHRKLGIARVLVRACIRFAGSRGASVIRSMTHRDNQASIAFHRAVGFADEDGFVAPDGDEKVAFSMAVADQAGQERRLEPND; from the coding sequence ATGGTGGTCGGTCTGACGGTTCATCCCGATCACCGGAAGTTGGGAATTGCCCGAGTGCTCGTGCGGGCATGTATCCGGTTCGCGGGCTCGCGTGGGGCAAGTGTGATCCGATCCATGACGCACCGGGATAACCAGGCGTCGATTGCGTTCCACAGGGCTGTCGGCTTTGCGGATGAGGACGGATTCGTCGCACCCGACGGCGATGAAAAGGTCGCTTTCTCGATGGCCGTCGCGGACCAAGCCGGGCAGGAGAGGCGTCTTGAACCGAACGATTGA
- a CDS encoding GNAT family N-acetyltransferase — MTLTIERAQTHERLLVERLLQLHLYEGGAEPGPDGVIDWGEPLDKFFSDRSCVPLLFREDGKLVGFALAKLNRKPPGPDGKTAVSTHFIEEFFVLRGHRRKGLGTRAVELLFGRFPGRWMTTTWPGGTADRFWRSAVMGRHGARGREYGPGEHQGFPGQYVWVVEPMIEGDRQ; from the coding sequence ATGACGCTGACGATCGAACGGGCACAGACGCACGAAAGGCTGTTGGTCGAGAGGCTGCTGCAACTGCATCTCTACGAGGGCGGAGCGGAGCCTGGGCCGGATGGTGTGATCGATTGGGGGGAGCCGCTGGACAAGTTCTTCTCAGACCGGAGCTGCGTGCCGCTGCTGTTTCGAGAGGATGGGAAACTGGTGGGATTCGCGTTGGCCAAGTTGAACCGCAAACCGCCAGGGCCGGATGGGAAGACGGCGGTATCGACCCATTTCATCGAGGAGTTTTTCGTTCTTCGCGGTCACCGGCGGAAAGGGTTGGGGACGCGGGCGGTGGAGTTGCTGTTTGGCCGGTTTCCCGGCCGATGGATGACGACGACGTGGCCGGGCGGAACGGCGGATCGGTTCTGGCGGTCGGCGGTGATGGGCCGCCACGGTGCAAGAGGGCGGGAATACGGGCCGGGCGAGCATCAGGGCTTTCCGGGGCAGTACGTGTGGGTTGTTGAGCCAATGATTGAAGGAGACCGACAGTGA
- a CDS encoding GNAT family N-acetyltransferase, giving the protein MQKQKASDKSGSHVRMSPMEMRDFDFSQANAHDASSIFEKWKWVRHGSIHLDDGFTLIASRGGEIGGFISVQWRTLPAPLNGADEGFIDIIEVQESVRREGIGRRLIQMAQMRCRERKVYQLRAWSSEDKKEAIPMWHALGFGLCPATEYPKGQPVRGYFVAKPICSTQTEAVA; this is encoded by the coding sequence ATGCAGAAGCAGAAGGCCAGCGACAAGTCTGGGTCCCATGTGAGGATGAGTCCAATGGAGATGCGTGATTTTGACTTTTCACAGGCCAACGCACACGATGCATCGTCGATCTTTGAGAAATGGAAATGGGTGAGGCACGGATCGATACATCTGGATGATGGTTTCACCCTCATCGCGTCGCGCGGTGGCGAGATCGGGGGATTCATTTCCGTACAATGGCGGACGCTGCCGGCGCCGCTGAACGGCGCTGACGAGGGTTTCATCGACATTATCGAGGTTCAGGAGAGCGTGCGGCGAGAAGGGATTGGCCGGCGGCTTATCCAGATGGCCCAGATGAGGTGCCGGGAGCGCAAGGTGTACCAGTTGCGGGCGTGGAGTTCGGAGGACAAGAAGGAGGCGATACCGATGTGGCACGCGCTCGGGTTTGGCCTGTGTCCGGCGACGGAGTATCCCAAAGGCCAGCCGGTACGCGGGTATTTCGTCGCGAAGCCGATATGTTCGACGCAAACGGAGGCTGTGGCATGA
- a CDS encoding RNHCP domain-containing protein yields MKRYSRSHAHADGPGEAFVCEHCGQFVPSAGDGTEHRNHCPRCLWSRHLDLRPGDRRSPCRDLMEPIAVWVQPNGEWSVVHRCRRCSAVRTNRIAGDDSEVALMSLAVRPLARPAFPLDRLYPEKRALGQ; encoded by the coding sequence TTGAAGCGATATTCACGATCGCATGCGCACGCGGACGGCCCGGGCGAGGCGTTCGTCTGCGAGCATTGCGGGCAGTTCGTCCCTTCGGCCGGCGACGGCACGGAGCATCGCAACCACTGTCCGCGGTGCCTCTGGAGCCGCCACCTGGACCTTCGGCCGGGCGATCGGCGCTCGCCGTGCCGCGACCTGATGGAGCCCATCGCGGTGTGGGTGCAGCCGAACGGCGAATGGTCGGTGGTGCATCGCTGTCGTCGGTGCAGCGCCGTCCGCACGAATCGGATCGCGGGCGACGACAGCGAAGTGGCCCTGATGTCGTTGGCCGTCCGGCCGCTGGCAAGGCCGGCGTTTCCACTGGATCGGCTATATCCGGAAAAGCGCGCTTTGGGTCAATGA